The following proteins are co-located in the Phyllostomus discolor isolate MPI-MPIP mPhyDis1 chromosome 1, mPhyDis1.pri.v3, whole genome shotgun sequence genome:
- the LOC114492296 gene encoding UDP-glucuronosyltransferase 2B31-like isoform X3, with protein MSMKWISVLLLLQLSCQFSPGGCGKVLVWPTEYSHWINMKIILDELVQRGHEVTVLTHAASIFVDPNKPSAIKFEVYPTSFEKDELENIFMQMVSKWAYEPKDTFWNYFSLMKDILVLHADCIQKTCKDAVSNKKFMTKLQESRFDVILADAIGLCGELLAELLEIPLVYSLRFSPGYAYEKFAGGLPLPPSYVPVIFSELSDQMTFMERVKNMMYMLYFDFWFQTYNQQKWDQFYSDILERPTTLYELMGKAEMWLIRTSWDFEFPHPVLPHFDFIGGHHCKPAKPLPKEMEEFAQSSGENGIVVFTLGSAVRNISEERANVIASALAQIPQKVIWRYDGKEPDTLGPNTRLYKWIPQNDLLGHPKTKAFITHGGTNGVYEAIYHGIPVVGLPLFLDQPDNIIRMKAKGAAVRLDIDTMSSADLLNALKTVINDPSYKENAMKLSRIHHDQPIKPLDRAVFWIEFVMRHKGAKHLRPASYDLNWFQYHSLDVIGFLLACVATAILVITKCVLFCCRKFAKTGKKGKRE; from the exons ATGTCTATGAAATGGATTTCGGTTCTTCTGCTGTTACAGCTGAGTTGTCAGTTCAGCCCTGGGGGTTGTGGAAAGGTGCTGGTGTGGCCCACCGAATACAGCCATTGGATCAATATGAAGATCATCCTAGATGAACTTGTCCAGAGAGGTCATGAAGTGACTGTTCTGACACATGCAGCTTCAATTTTTGTTGATCCCAATAAACCGTCTGCTATTAAATTTGAGGTTTACCCTACATCTTTTGAAAAAGATGAATTGGAGAACATTTTCATGCAGATGGTCTCCAAATGGGCATATGAACCTAAAGAtacattttggaattatttttcacTAATGAAAGACATCCTTGTCCTACATGCTGATTGTATTCAAAAGACCTGTAAAGATGCAGTCTCCAACAAGAAATTTATGACAAAACTACAAGAATCAAGGTTTGATGTCATTCTCGCAGATGCCATTGGACTCTGTGGGGAGCTGCTGGCTGAGCTCCTTGAAATCCCTCTTGTATACAGTCTCCGCTTCTCTCCTGGATATGCATACGAAAAGTTTGCCGGAGGACTTCCACTCCCTCCATCCTACGTACCTGTTATCTTCTCAGAACTAAGTGATCAAATGACATTCATGGAGAGGGTAAAAAATATGATGTATATGCTTTATTTTGACTTTTGGTTCCAAACATATAATCAGCAGAAGTGGGATCAGTTTTACAGTGACATACTAG AAAGACCCACTACATTGTATGAGTTAATGGGGAAAGCTGAAATGTGGCTCATTCGAACCTCGTGGGACTTTGAATTTCCTCACCCAGTCTTACCACATTTTGATTTTATTGGAGGACACCACTGCAAGCCTGCCAAACCCCTGCctaag gAAATGGAAGAGTTTGCCCAAAGCTCTGGAGAAAACGGTATTGTCGTGTTTACTTTGGGGTCAGCTGTCAGGAACAtctcagaagaaagagccaaTGTGATTGCATCAGCCCTTGCCCAGATTCCACAAAAG GTTATATGGAGATATGATGGCAAGGAACCAGATACCTTAGGGCCAAATACTCGGCTGTATAAGTGGATCCCCCAGAATGACCTACTTG GTCATCCAAAAACCAAAGCCTTTATAACTCATGGTGGAACCAACGGCGTCTATGAGGCCATCTACCACGGGATCCCAGTGGTGGGCCTCCCTTTGTTTCTGGATCAACCCGATAACATTATTCGCATGAAGGCCAAGGGAGCAGCTGTCAGATTGGACATCGACACAATGTCTAGTGCAGATTTGCTCAATGCATTGAAGACAGTCATTAATGACCCTTC ATATAAGGAGAATGCTATGAAATTGTCAAGGATTCACCACGATCAACCTATAAAGCCCCTGGATCGAGCAGTCTTCTGGATCGAGTTTGTCATGCGCCACAAGGGAGCCAAACACCTGCGGCCAGCCTCCTATGACCTCAACTGGTTCCAGTACCACTCTTTGGATGTGATTGGGTTCCTGCTGGCCTGTGTGGCAACTGCTATACTTGTCATCACAAAATGTGTTCTGTTTTGTTGCCGGAAGTTTGccaaaacaggaaagaaggggaagagggagtaG
- the LOC114492296 gene encoding UDP-glucuronosyltransferase 2B31-like isoform X6 yields the protein MSMKWISVLLLLQLSCQFSPGGCGKVLVWPTEYSHWINMKIILDELVQRGHEVTVLTHAASIFVDPNKPSAIKFEVYPTSFEKDELENIFMQMVSKWAYEPKDTFWNYFSLMKDILVLHADCIQKTCKDAVSNKKFMTKLQESRFDVILADAIGLCGELLAELLEIPLVYSLRFSPGYAYEKFAGGLPLPPSYVPVIFSELSDQMTFMERVKNMMYMLYFDFWFQTYNQQKWDQFYSDILERPTTLYELMGKAEMWLIRTSWDFEFPHPVLPHFDFIGGHHCKPAKPLPKEMEEFAQSSGENGIVVFTLGSAVRNISEERANVIASALAQIPQKVRLSTVIVDNSVKGYMEI from the exons ATGTCTATGAAATGGATTTCGGTTCTTCTGCTGTTACAGCTGAGTTGTCAGTTCAGCCCTGGGGGTTGTGGAAAGGTGCTGGTGTGGCCCACCGAATACAGCCATTGGATCAATATGAAGATCATCCTAGATGAACTTGTCCAGAGAGGTCATGAAGTGACTGTTCTGACACATGCAGCTTCAATTTTTGTTGATCCCAATAAACCGTCTGCTATTAAATTTGAGGTTTACCCTACATCTTTTGAAAAAGATGAATTGGAGAACATTTTCATGCAGATGGTCTCCAAATGGGCATATGAACCTAAAGAtacattttggaattatttttcacTAATGAAAGACATCCTTGTCCTACATGCTGATTGTATTCAAAAGACCTGTAAAGATGCAGTCTCCAACAAGAAATTTATGACAAAACTACAAGAATCAAGGTTTGATGTCATTCTCGCAGATGCCATTGGACTCTGTGGGGAGCTGCTGGCTGAGCTCCTTGAAATCCCTCTTGTATACAGTCTCCGCTTCTCTCCTGGATATGCATACGAAAAGTTTGCCGGAGGACTTCCACTCCCTCCATCCTACGTACCTGTTATCTTCTCAGAACTAAGTGATCAAATGACATTCATGGAGAGGGTAAAAAATATGATGTATATGCTTTATTTTGACTTTTGGTTCCAAACATATAATCAGCAGAAGTGGGATCAGTTTTACAGTGACATACTAG AAAGACCCACTACATTGTATGAGTTAATGGGGAAAGCTGAAATGTGGCTCATTCGAACCTCGTGGGACTTTGAATTTCCTCACCCAGTCTTACCACATTTTGATTTTATTGGAGGACACCACTGCAAGCCTGCCAAACCCCTGCctaag gAAATGGAAGAGTTTGCCCAAAGCTCTGGAGAAAACGGTATTGTCGTGTTTACTTTGGGGTCAGCTGTCAGGAACAtctcagaagaaagagccaaTGTGATTGCATCAGCCCTTGCCCAGATTCCACAAAAGGTTAGACTAAGTACAGTAATAGTGGACAATTCTGTGAAGG GTTATATGGAGATATGA